Proteins from one Syngnathus scovelli strain Florida chromosome 9, RoL_Ssco_1.2, whole genome shotgun sequence genomic window:
- the LOC125975344 gene encoding G patch domain-containing protein 8, whose protein sequence is MGPKPRDSPGMACGACYYLVISSTHLSNGHFRRVKGVFRGPLCTTAACESPERGERALGCSVEDLKSLFYCELCDKQYLRHQEFDNHINSYDHAHKQRLKELKQREFARNVASKSWKDQRKQEKALRRLHQRAQLQQERQRFDGCSRRCGSTQLPSVGHSGQGRTFELRSTVRLVSQQQDKDTEHKARSPVDKFEALKHTHRPQAKHGGTSPLSRQRENLCRPLPQTPLVTPVESPLITHLESDQGPFAVNQQVGCQLPLEERGRAGGRRGVSFCFSRRGPRLEPSASVFSDQEEEERERREKMRERIKGILEDIEREIEGVGPSNTRGNCAEDNQIKETVKDNQSGELKEESEAVSVLRKDGSTCVGWPVGLLKFTKCEPCISYSCNPNCTKEAVEELEPAILTPDTRLQKGMSLAHEAKKAEENVKAEAHLLDENKNLSSSGGGSEGSSRMLSIDHHVRASSFPFDPTHSDSSDINLATPPGDSLANIQEGDLNCKLESVTRFSENRTSISPHRCESEMACEGAGDTHPRGGISCKKSKHGVKKPKLGKRKRRGKERAANGRQSRRCKVKSVVSAVYNVSPRGGETGDSWGDNKGHREAKVWRSSCLQGRTEAEPVYVSVGKRRPHRNSTSQFVLGGEQGEPCRSFPQFARRAPDTEGEHIPGRSRCSLNSFSPRCNTKLFWESGHHSNPRSFIDCSYPDNSCSGSPARKRKVVHGYRRFIQSNGSSLRHYGEIERGRRMGCKDRGLFSDQWEWLGENERLDSGWRWRNKALGWEWGSRASLSPSNRRASMEDADWDKWTLGSNDSWEESGTRRSTSGSRTGPDSRWSPSCAWGSAGTGHSRYVPSPEWWTSRRMYSPSRESTSRSHSPRSCSPCSSRVSELSWEWSKSSTCSGMTYRRPRSEVNSQSDLSLSPDLTFNARESSPDRNEHHCRVSNTSQLERTKSLSDCDQEPSVSTTTDKSIPCQSDPVPQKPIRTLQLPLIGKLPAIQKKARRRKEQLERIQKECGDEEEVSQKLDGEHPLALIQSNQSSMPNLCAVEIRSDDKKTPQPISFSAEEMDKYRLLQEQAREHMQKVLEQGEESTDVPMETTLTCTAQINECGTQGEAYTPVASLKPPQNPHPVQTGHNLHERLQHMNPQEDFQRLLPVPNLPPLALTPPLANLHHLILQHPAFSAVRSPASGPSPDIHPAQLAHLPHYLHPSPVPLSSLFPSILLTHPFLPLPPPPPVSAFQANPLAPLSTLALQPPNNLRPFLDTVWPVRFQQKAL, encoded by the exons AGGCTGAAGGAACTCAAGCAGAGGGAGTTTGCTCGCAATGTGGCCTCTAAGTCGTGGAAGGATCAACGCAAGCAGGAGAAAGCTCTCCGACGCCTCCACCAGCGAGCACAGCTGCAGCAGGAACGCCAGCG aTTTGATGGATGCAGCCGCAGATGTGGGAGCACTCAGTTGCCGTCCGTGGGCCACAG TGGCCAAGGAAGGACGTTTGAGCTACGGAGTACTGTCAGGCTTGTCAGCCAGCAGCAAGACAAAGACACGGAACACAAAGCTCGCAGCCCTGTGGACAAATTTGAAgccttaaaacacacacacaggccccAAGCCAAACACGGCGGTACATCTCCACTGAGCCGCCAGCGAGAAAATCTATGCCGGCCTCTCCCCCAAACACCGCTGGTTACTCCGGTCGAGTCCCCGCTAATCACTCATCTCGAGTCCGATCAAGGTCCTTTTGCAGTGAATCAGCAAGTGGGCTGCCAGCTGCCTCTGGAGGAGCGAGGGAGAGCTGGAGGCAGGCGTGGGGTGTCCTTCTGTTTCTCACGCAGGGGGCCGCGGCTGGAGCCCTCTGCGTCGgttttctctgaccaggaggaggaggagagagagaggcgGGAGAAAATGAGAGAGCGGATTAAGGGCATTTTGGAAGACATTGAAAGGGAAATTGAAGGTGTTGGTCCAAGTAATACGAGAGGAAATTGCGCTGAGGACAACCAAATAAAGGAGACGGTGAAAGATAATCAGAGCGGTGAGCTGAAGGAGGAATCGGAAGCGGTGTCCGTTTTGCGTAAGGATGGGTCCACCTGCGTCGGGTGGCCTGTGGGTTTGCTGAAGTTCACCAAGTGTGAGCCGTGTATCTCTTATAGCTGCAACCCAAACTGCACAAAGGAAGCGGTAGAAGAACTCGAGCCGGCTATTCTTACACCAGACACTCGTTTACAAAAAGGGATGAGTCTGGCGCACGAGGCGAAAAAAGCTGAGGAGAATGTCAAAGCGGAAGCACACCTGTTAGACGAGAACAAAAACCTTTCATCGTCAGGGGGAGGATCAGAAGGGTCGTCGCGCATGCTAAGTATAGATCATCATGTGAGGGCGTCCTCCTTTCCGTTTGACCCCACTCACAgtgacagctctgacatcaacCTCGCAACTCCTCCGGGAGACAGCTTAGCGAACATCCAGGAGGGAGACCTTAACTGTAAATTAGAATCTGTCACCCGGTTTAGCGAAAACAGGACAAGCATAAGCCCGCACAGGTGTGAGAGCGAGATGGCGTGCGAGGGTGCAGGCGATACTCACCCGCGAGGGGGCATCTCGTGCAAAAAGAGTAAACACGGCGTAAAGAAGCCAAAGTTgggaaagaggaagaggagggggaaGGAAAGGGCCGCAAATGGACGCCAATCACGGAGGTGTAAAGTGAAGAGTGTTGTCTCCGCCGTCTACAACGTTAGCCCCAGAGGGGGAGAGACTGGAGACAGTTGGGGAGACAATAAAGGACACCGGGAGGCAAAAGTGTGGAGGAGCAGCTGTCTCCAAGGGAGAACGGAGGCCGAGCCAGTTTACGTCTCCGTCGGGAAGAGACGACCTCACAGGAACTCGACATCTCAGTTCGTGCTCGGCGGAGAGCAGGGGGAACCGTGTCGTAGTTTCCCCCAGTTTGCCAGACGTGCACCTGACACGGAAGGGGAGCATATTCCCGGGCGATCTCGCTGCTCCTTAAACTCTTTCTCACCAAGATGTAACACAAAGCTGTTTTGGGAATCGGGTCACCATAGCAACCCCAGGAGTTTCATTGACTGCAGTTACCCTGACAACAGCTGTAGCGGCAGCCCGGCGAGAAAGAGAAAAGTCGTGCACGGGTATAGAAGGTTCATTCAAAGTAACGGGAGTAGTTTAAGACACTATGGGGAGATAGAGAGAGGGCGGCGGATGGGTTGCAAAGACCGAGGTTTGTTCTCAGACCAATGGGAGTGGCTTGGGGAGAACGAAAGGCTGGATTCTGGATGGAGATGGAGAAACAAGGCTTTGGGGTGGGAGTGGGGCAGTAGGGCCAGCCTAAGTCCAAGCAACAGGAGAGCAAGCATGGAAGATGCGGATTGGGACAAGTGGACGTTGGGAAGCAACGACAGTTGGGAGGAAAGTGGGACACGGAGGTCTACCTCCGGGTCTAGAACTGGTCCTGACAGTAGGTGGAGCCCCAGTTGTGCGTGGGGATCTGCAGGGACGGGGCACTCTAGGTATGTGCCTAGCCCTGAATGGTGGACAAGTAGGCGCATGTACAGCCCGTCAAGAGAGTCCACCAGTAGAAGTCACAGCCCACGTTCCTGCAGCCCTTGCAGCAGCAGGGTGTCTGAGCTCAGCTGGGAATGGAGCAAGAGCAGCACTTGCTCAGGTATGACATATAGAAGACCCCGATCCGAGGTAAATTCGCAAAGTGACTTATCTCTTTCACCCGACCTTACCTTCAATGCTAGAGAATCTTCACCAGACCGCAATGAACATCATTGTAGGGTGAGCAACACATCTCAGCTTGAAAGGACCAAGTCACTGTCAGACTGTGATCAAGAACCTTCTGTTTCTACGACCACAGACAAAAGCATCCCGTGCCAAAGCGATCCCGTACCACAGAAACCAATTCGGACATTACAGCTCCCCCTCATTGGGAAGCTCCCTGCGAtccaaaaaaaagcaagaaggcGGAAAGAACAATTGGAACGGATTCAGAAGGAGTGTGGTGATGAAGAAGAAGTGAGTCAGAAATTGGACGGTGAACATCCTCTGGCTTTGATTCAATCCAACCAAAGCAGTATGCCAAATCTGTGTGCAGTGGAGATTAGGTCTGATGACAAGAAGACACCTCAGCCAATCAGCTTTAGCGCAGAGGAGATGGACAAGTATCGACTCCTCCAGGAACAGGCCAGAGAGCACATGCAGAAAGTTCTGGAACAAGGTGAAGAGAGCACAGATGTTCCCATGGAGACAACCCTCACTTGCACGGCACAGATAAACGAGTGTGGGACTCAAGGGGAGGCGTACACGCCTGTGGCCTCACTCAAGCCTCCACAGAATCCTCACCCAGTGCAAACGGGTCACAACCTTCACGAAAGACTCCAACACATGAACCCACAAGAAGATTTTCAACGGCTTTTGCCTGTCCCCAACCTTCCTCCCCTTGCACTCACCCCCCCTTTGGCCAACCTCCATCATTTAATTTTACAGCACCCAGCTTTCTCCGCAGTCCGTTCCCCGGCTTCAGGCCCCTCTCCCGACATCCACCCAGCTCAGCTCGCCCACCTACCTCATTACCTTCACCCCTCTCCCGTCCCTCTCTCATCTCTCTTTCCTTCCATCCTCCTCACTCACCCTTTCCTGCCCCTTCCACCGCCTCCCCCAGTGTCCGCCTTCCAGGCAAACCCTCTCGCGCCGCTTTCCACGCTCGCCCTGCAGCCTCCGAACAATCTACGACCTTTTTTAGATACGGTATGGCCAGTGAGGTTCCAACAGAAGGCCTTGTAA